Within Verrucomicrobiota bacterium, the genomic segment AAGGAAGGCGAGGCGAAATTCATTCAGCAAGCACGCCTGATCCGTCGCTACGGCGCGGCGGTGGTGGTGATGGCGTTTGATGAGCGCGGCCAGGCAGACACCCTGGAGCGCAAACGCGAGGTCTGCGCGCGTTCGTACAAGATTCTCACCGAGCAGGCCGGCTTCCCGCCGCAGGACATCATTTTCGATCCCAACGTATTGACGGTGGGCACGGGCATCGAGGAGCACGCAAATTACGGCGTGTATTTCATCGAGGCGACGCGCTGGATCAAGCAGAACCTGCCGTATGCCAAAGTCAGCGGCGGCATCAGCAATGTGTCGTTCAGTTTCCGGGGCAACAACGTGGTGCGCGAGGCCATGCACGCTGCGTTTTTGTATCACGCCGTCCAGGCCGGGTTGGACATGGGGATTGTCAATGCCGGCATGTTGGCGGTGTACGAAGAGGTGCCGCGCGATTTGCTGGAGAAGGTCGAGGATGTGCTGCTGAACCGGCGTCCGGACGCCACCGAGCGGCTGATTAAATTTGCGGAGTCTATCAAGCAAAAAGACAAGACCGAACAGGTGGCGGAAGACACCTGGCGCAGTGCCCCAGTCGAGGAGCGCCTGACTCACGCGTTGGTGAAAGGCATGGCGGATTTCGTCGAGCAGGACGTGGAGGAGGCCCGGCAGAAACTGGGGCGACCACTGGCCGTCATTGAAGGCCCGCTGATGGTCGGCATGAACGTGGTCGGCGATCTCTTTGGCTCCGGCCGCATGTTCCTGCCGCAAGTCGTCAAAAGCGCGCGGGTGATGAAAAAGGCGGTGGCCTATTTGATGCCATTCATGGAGGCGGAAAAAGTGGCGTCGGGCGTCAGCCGTGCCCAGGGCAAAGTGCTGCTTGCCACCGTCAAGGGCGACGTGCATGACATTGGCAAGAACATCGTCGGTGTGGTGCTGAGCTGCAATAATTACGAGGTGATTGATCTGGGCGTGATGGTGCCCTGTGAGAAGATTTTACAGACCGCCCGCGAACTCAAGGCGGACATCATCGGCTTGAGCGGTCTGATCACGCCCTCGCTGGATGAGATGGCGCACGTGGCGCGCGAGATGCAGCGCGAGGGTCTGAACGTGCCCCTGCTGATCGGCGGTGCCACGACCAGCAAGGCGCACACGGCCGTGAAGATCGCACCTCATTATCAAGGACCGGTGGTGTACGTGCTGGACGCCTCGCGCGCAGTGCCCGTGGTGGGCAGCCTGCACAACGCGGCCTCGCGCCCTGCATTTGTTCAGTCCATCAACGACGATTACGAGCGGTTGCGCGCGCAACACGCCGGCACTCAGAGCAAACTCATTTCTCTGGCCGAGGCGCGCCAACGCCGGACGCCGGTGGATTGGAGCGCGTACACGATTCCGCAGCCATCCTTTACCGGATTGCGACTGGTGAGTTCGGATGGCTTCCAGGTTCCCGGATTGCCGCATGAAACGGTCTCCCTAGCAGAACTCGCAGCGTATATCGATTGGTCGCCATTCTTCCATACGTGGGAATTGCGCGGCCGTTACCCGGCCATCTTCAACGATCCAACGGTGGGCGACAAAGCCCGTGAGCTGTTTGACGACGCGCAGAAATTATTGGCCACCCTCATGCGCGATGGCCACCTGGCTGCGCGCGGGGTGTACGGGTTTTTCCCGGCTAATAGCGTGGGCGATGACGTGGAATTGTACCGGGATGCGTCGCGTCGCGACGTGCTCACCCGCTTCCATTTCTTGCGGCAGCAACTGTCCAAGCCGGCGGACCAGTTCAATCATTGCCTGGCGGATTACGTGGCCCCGCTGGCCGGGACGAACCGGAACGATTACCTGGGTGTGTTCGCAGTGACCGCCGGGCACGGTCTGCACGAGATTGTGGCGCGATTCAAAGCGGACCACGACGACTACAATGCCATCATGGCAGAAGCACTGGCGGACCGGCTGGCAGAAGCGTTTGCCGAATACCTGCACCAGCGCGCCCGTCAGGAATGGGGTTTTGGCCAGGATGAAAAGCTCTCCCGGGAAGAGATGATCCGCGAGAAATATCGTGGCATTCGGCCCGCCGTCGGTTACCCGGCTTGCCCGGATCATAGCGAAAAGTTCACGCTCTGGAAGCTGCTCGACGCCGAGAAAAACAGCGGGATCAAGCTGACGGAAAGTGGCGCGATGTGGCCTGGCAGCAGCGTCAGCGGCCTGTATTTCTCGCATCCGGACTCCAAATATTTTGCGGTGGGCAAGCTGGATCGCGACCAGGTGGCGGAATACCATCTGCGCAAAGGCATGTCGCTGGCGGAGGTGGAACGCTGGCTGGGGCCGTACCTGAATTACGAACCGTCAGTGGCTGTCACCAGCCCGAAAGTCGGCTG encodes:
- the metH gene encoding methionine synthase, whose protein sequence is MKNLRVNGQEQFEALLRERHVIIDGAMGTMIQFLKLDEAAYRGERFKGWHKDLKGNNDLLNLTRPEVIQDIHRQYLEAGADLIESNTFNAQRISLADYGMESLAYELNVAGVRCARQAADACMAAHPGRRCFVAGALGPTTKTASIATDVHNAAARGVSYDELVDAYLEQARGLLDGGADLFLVETIFDTLNAKAAFFAIERLFDERGLRLPLLASVTFIQPGSNRGVTGQTVEAFLTSLEHVPLLSIGMNCALGPKEMRPLMEELATLAPMYVSCYPNAGLPNPLLPTGFPETPETLAPQLAEWARNGWLNIVGGCCGTTPEHIRQIAAALRGLPPRVPKPREPYLRLSGLDALVVRPDSNFLNIGERTNVTGSPKFARLILEGKYDEALSIARQQVENGAQVIDVNMDEGMLDSEKAMVHFLHLVVSEPEIARVPIMIDSSKWSVIEAGLKCLQGKGVVNSISLKEGEAKFIQQARLIRRYGAAVVVMAFDERGQADTLERKREVCARSYKILTEQAGFPPQDIIFDPNVLTVGTGIEEHANYGVYFIEATRWIKQNLPYAKVSGGISNVSFSFRGNNVVREAMHAAFLYHAVQAGLDMGIVNAGMLAVYEEVPRDLLEKVEDVLLNRRPDATERLIKFAESIKQKDKTEQVAEDTWRSAPVEERLTHALVKGMADFVEQDVEEARQKLGRPLAVIEGPLMVGMNVVGDLFGSGRMFLPQVVKSARVMKKAVAYLMPFMEAEKVASGVSRAQGKVLLATVKGDVHDIGKNIVGVVLSCNNYEVIDLGVMVPCEKILQTARELKADIIGLSGLITPSLDEMAHVAREMQREGLNVPLLIGGATTSKAHTAVKIAPHYQGPVVYVLDASRAVPVVGSLHNAASRPAFVQSINDDYERLRAQHAGTQSKLISLAEARQRRTPVDWSAYTIPQPSFTGLRLVSSDGFQVPGLPHETVSLAELAAYIDWSPFFHTWELRGRYPAIFNDPTVGDKARELFDDAQKLLATLMRDGHLAARGVYGFFPANSVGDDVELYRDASRRDVLTRFHFLRQQLSKPADQFNHCLADYVAPLAGTNRNDYLGVFAVTAGHGLHEIVARFKADHDDYNAIMAEALADRLAEAFAEYLHQRARQEWGFGQDEKLSREEMIREKYRGIRPAVGYPACPDHSEKFTLWKLLDAEKNSGIKLTESGAMWPGSSVSGLYFSHPDSKYFAVGKLDRDQVAEYHLRKGMSLAEVERWLGPYLNYEPSVAVTSPKVGCGCGQPH